The window TTTTGTAATAGTTTCTTGCCCATCCACAAGTCTTCAGAGAAGCGAAAGCTGCGATGTGAATCATGCTTCTGAGGTCGTTGTCGCATTTCTTTCTCATCAGCATTATTGACTTTCTGCCACTTTGAAAGAGGAAGGGAACAGTTCCAGCGTATTTCTGCATCTCCTGGTAGCTTCTAAAATCATGTGTGAGATAGGCCTTTACTATGTATGAGCCTATTACAGCCTTTACACCAGGAATAGAAAGGATGATCCTGTATGGACTATTCTCTAGGGTCTCTCCCATCTCTTTCCTAAGGCTTTCTGCTGTGCCTCTTAAGGCAAGAATCTGGTTTGCCAGGAACATTATGAGATTACCCTCACATGATGTATCGCCCCAAGAGATCCCTTCGCTTCTTATCCTGTCAAGCTTCTTTCTCAAGATACTAGTCATTCTGTAGTTCTCTTTGTTCAGTATCTTCCTAAGCTCTTCGTTCGAAACTTTCTTCAATTCAGTTATCGTAGGGCAGATGCTAAGAATCCTCAAGGAGGTATTTGATCTGTACTGCTTATCCATAATGTGCAAGTATTCGGGGAAATACCTCAATAGGACTGAATACAATCTGTTGCACTGTTGACTGTGCGTTTTGGATACAATGTTGTACATAGTCACCAGTTTAGTGATCTTCGCTCCGACCCCTGAATATCTTGCCTTGAGACAATAAGAGGGATGTTCCTTGAAGGTAAGAGCTATCGCCTTGGCATCTAGACTAT of the Mesotoga sp. Brook.08.105.5.1 genome contains:
- a CDS encoding transposase — its product is MKEQSGTIVGIDWSADSHTCYDLKADKSFKIPDSVEGYGKLLNDYPDAVFVIEEANNRIGDYLLINNREVYVLPPCRSKEARKYHFSSGAKSDSLDAKAIALTFKEHPSYCLKARYSGVGAKITKLVTMYNIVSKTHSQQCNRLYSVLLRYFPEYLHIMDKQYRSNTSLRILSICPTITELKKVSNEELRKILNKENYRMTSILRKKLDRIRSEGISWGDTSCEGNLIMFLANQILALRGTAESLRKEMGETLENSPYRIILSIPGVKAVIGSYIVKAYLTHDFRSYQEMQKYAGTVPFLFQSGRKSIMLMRKKCDNDLRSMIHIAAFASLKTCGWARNYYKRKRKEGKTYGHALRALGNIILKIAFSMLSKMKEYDETLFLNAKGIKTTQQNNTTIPEAFTNPEYSQDAHPSLAATKDVVENLNVT